GATCGGCGCGAGCGGCGGGTCGACGCTGTCCTGCACGGTCGCGCGCAGTCTGCCAAGTTGCTCGGCGGACAACACCTGCGGCAGGACCGCAAAACCGTCTCGCTCAAAGGCGTCACTGAAGCGTTTGTCCATCGTCATACCCCGCTCACCGATTCGGGTCAGCCGCCAACCCACAGGTTGAGCACTGCGATCCACTGTTCGATAGCCGACACCATAACGCGATTGGCGATCCCGCTTAGCACCAGCGCCACCACAACGAGCAGGCCAACCCAGTGATGCCAGGCGCCCACGCGACGCAGCACCGCCGTCGGCAGCAGCGCCATGACGACCCGGCCACCGTCGAGCGGCGGCACGGGCAACAGGTTGAAGACCATCAAAATGAGGTTTGCGAGCACACCGAGGTTGCTCGCAATGGCCAGCGCACCCATCCAGCTCGGGTCATCACCCGGTTCGGGCAGCGACACCAGCAGCACGCTCCAGGCCACCAGCATGATGAGGTTCGAGAGTGGACCGGCGAGCGCCACCCAGACCATCGCAGTGCGCGGCGAGCGCACACGCGCCAGGTTCACCGGCACCGGTTTGGCCCAGCCAAAGGCCATGCCACTGAGAAACACCGCGAGTGCCGGCACCAGGACGGTGCCAACCATGGACACGTGCGGCAGGGGGTTGAGCGTCAGGCGACCGAGATCGCGCGCGGTGGTGTCGCCAAAGCGCCAGGCCGCGAAGGCGTGCGCAGCCTCGTGCACGGTGATGGCGAACACCACCGGCAGCACCCAGGCGGCCACCTCCAGCGCGTTCGCCAGCATCGGGTTCACTCGGGCACGGCCTCGCCGCGCCCGCGCAGGTGGGCGTCAACCGGGGCCAGGATGTCGGCAATCCACGGGCGACAGGAGCGCACTTCGGCGCGTGTGAGACCCGACATCTCGTGGGGAAACACCAGCCAGTCGGCGGTCTCGTGCACGTAGTAGTCCGGCTCACGCGGGCTGCTGTTCCGGTCAGGCTTGTAATAAGCGGTGGCGACGCGAATGTCGGCTGGCGTGTTTTTGCGCGCCTTGCGCTCCAGCGTCTCGATGATCGCCATGATGCTGCGGCCGGAGTCGAACACGTCGTCGACAATGAGCAGGCCATCTTCGCTGTTGACGTTCTTGATGATGTAGTCGAGGCCGTGCACGCGGACGGTCTTGTCGGTCTGGTCGATGCCGTAGTACGAGCTGGTCCGAATCGCGATGTGGTCGCAGTGCAAACCGTAGTAGTCGAAGAGCTCCTGCACGGCGATGCCGACCGGCGTGCCACCGCGCCAGACACCGACGATGAAATTCGGCCGGAAGTCGCTCTGGATCACCTGAGCCGCCAGGCGGTAACTGTCCGCCAACAAGGACTCGGCGCTGATGAAGGTCTTTTCGCTCATGAGAAGGTCAGCCTGCTGCGAGTGCGCGGTTGATGTCGGCCAGTTGTCTCGCGGGTTGGGGCGCGCCGGTGATCGCGCGCCCGATCACGAGGTAGCTTGCACCCGCGGCAACGGCCCGCTCCGGCGTCATGACGCGGGCCTGATCACCCGCGTCGGTGCCCTGCGGGCGAATGCCCGGTGTCACCAGCAGCGGTGCCGCTCCCAGTGTGCCGCGCAGGCGCGCCGCCTCGTGCGCCGAGCAGACAACGCCATCGAGTCCGGCGCCGATGGCGCTGCGTGCGAGCGCATCGACCTGGTCTTCGAGCGACCGCGTGACCCCGAGTGCCGCCAACATGCCCGCGTCGAGGCTGGTCAACACCGTCACGCCGACCAGCTTCACGTCGCTGCCGAGCCCCTCGCGCGCAGCGCGCAGCATGGCGTCGCCGCCGCTCGCGTGCACGGTCAACATCCACACGCCCAGGCGCCTGACCACCCGACACGCGCCCTCGACGGTGTTCGGGATGTCGTGGAATTTCAGGTCGAGGAACACGTCGAAGCCCGCCGTGTGCAGGGCGTCGACCACGTCCGGGCCGGCGGCGGTGAACAGCTCCTTGCCCACCTTGACCCGACACCGGGCGGGGTCGAGCTGGCCGGCCAAGGCCAGCGCCTGCGATTGATCGGCGGCGTCCAGCGCCACGATCACCGGTTTGTCTGTCACGTGTTCACTCCCCGTCGTCGCCCATGATGGGCCGAATGGAATCCCAACTGTGGCACCCGGGACACAGCCAATAGAGTTGGTGCCCGCGGTAGGAGCACACACGGCAGGCGTGGGTCGGGCGCTTGGCCATGAGGCGTTCGAGCATCTCCACGATCACCCCGACCTGCGCCCGCGTCTCGCTGCTGCCGCTCTCCATCTCGGCGCGCGCCCAGTGCGTCAGGCCGGGCAGCGAAGGCCGCTGCAACAGCTGGTCCTTGAAGAACTGCCGCGCCGATCGGGTGTTCTCGAACTTGGCGATCAAACCGGCCGCGGTGCTCACCATGGTGTAGGTGTTGGGCTGGTGGCGAAGCTTGTTGAGGTAGGCGCGGATTTGCCGCTCGTCGCCCGTGGCCGTCAGGGCGCTGAGCAGGTGCTCGGCTACCTCGGGCACCATGCCCTCGTCGAGGGACACCACCATTTCGTAGTGCTGCACGGCGCCGCGCATGTCGCCTGCGCGACGCGCGGCTTCGGCCCGCAGGCACCACACCCGCGCGACCGTGGGCCCGAGGGCCTCTGCTCGATCGAGGTGATCGGCCGCCCGGTCGGTGTCGCCCGACCGCAGCGCCTGCTCGTGCAGTTCGCAGTGGAAATGCACCGCACGCGCAGCGAGGTCGAGGTCGGTCTGGCGCTGGCAGGTTTCGGCAGCGGCGAGCGCCTGCTGCCACTCCTTCTCGCGCTCGTAGATACCGATCAGCTGCTCATAGGCGGCCTCGACCAACACGCCGTCGTTGATCAGTTCCTGAAGCGCCTCCTCGGCCCAATCGAGCAAGCCGGAGGCAAAGTAGTCACGCGCGAGCTCCAGGCGCGACTCGTCACGGGTGCGTTTGCGCAACCCCGGCCGGCCGATGAGGTCCTTGTGCATGCGGATGGCGCGTTCGACGTCGCCGCGCTGGCGAAACAGAGACCCCAACGCCAGGTGGGTTTCGGCTGCGTCGTCGTCGACCTCGGCCTGCCGCAGAAAAACGTCGATGGCCTTGTCTTCCTGCCGGTTGAGCAGGTAGTTGATGCCCTGGTAGTACTCGCTCGGCGGTTCGATGTCGAAACGAGAGCCGCTGCGTCGCGCACTTATCCACCCGGAGGCTGCAGCCACGGGCAGTAACAACCAGAGAGCTTCAAACACAGGGGGAACCGGTTCGGGGCAACGCCGACTATTCTACCGGGCTTTGTGGGCGCGGGCGCGCGACCTCGCCACCGCGTGCCCGCGGGCGGGCCGACACGGCGAACACGTCACTCGGGCGTGCTGGGGTCTTCTGTGGGGGCAGCGTGGTGGGGAGAACCTGCCGAGGCGTTGACGCGCTCGCGCAGTTCCTTGCCGGGTTTGAAGTGGGGCACGTATTTGCCGTGCAGCGCGACCGTGTCGCCGGACTTCGGGTTGCGGCCGATGCGAGGCGGGCGGAAATGCAAGCTGAAGCTACCGAAGCCGCGGACTTCGATGCGGTCGCCGCCCGAGAGCGCCTGGCTCATGGACTCCAGCATCACCTTGACCGCGAGTTCGACGTCCTTTTGCGCAAGGTGCCCCTGTTCTCGCGCCAGGTCCTCGATCAATTCCGACTTGGTCATGGGGTTATCGCGTGTCGACATGACGTCCGTCCTCACAATCCCGTTGTCTTCAACCCAGTTCAAACGAGGTTAGCAGTTCCTGAGCCACCGTCCGATTGACGGTGGCTCGGCGCAACCGACTCAGTTGCGCTCCATCTGCTCCTTGAGGATGTCGCCCAGCGTCGTGGCCGGCGCTGCGGCGGTCGACTCGCCGTAGTCGCTGACCATCTCGGCTTCTTCGTCGCTGTCCTTGGCTTTGATCGACAGGTTCAACATGCGTGACTTGCGGTCGATGTTGACGAATTTCGCTTCCACCTCGTCGCCGTCCTTGAACAGCTGACGGGCGTCGTCGACCCGGTCGCGCGAAATCTCGCTCGCCCGGATGTAGCCGTCGATGCCGTCGGCCAGCTGCACCGTGACGCCTTTGGCGTCCACGTCGGTGACGGTACCCTTGACGATGCTGTT
This DNA window, taken from Pseudomonadota bacterium, encodes the following:
- the pyrF gene encoding orotidine-5'-phosphate decarboxylase encodes the protein MTDKPVIVALDAADQSQALALAGQLDPARCRVKVGKELFTAAGPDVVDALHTAGFDVFLDLKFHDIPNTVEGACRVVRRLGVWMLTVHASGGDAMLRAAREGLGSDVKLVGVTVLTSLDAGMLAALGVTRSLEDQVDALARSAIGAGLDGVVCSAHEAARLRGTLGAAPLLVTPGIRPQGTDAGDQARVMTPERAVAAGASYLVIGRAITGAPQPARQLADINRALAAG
- a CDS encoding integration host factor subunit beta, giving the protein MTKSELIEDLAREQGHLAQKDVELAVKVMLESMSQALSGGDRIEVRGFGSFSLHFRPPRIGRNPKSGDTVALHGKYVPHFKPGKELRERVNASAGSPHHAAPTEDPSTPE
- a CDS encoding phosphoribosyltransferase family protein; the encoded protein is MSEKTFISAESLLADSYRLAAQVIQSDFRPNFIVGVWRGGTPVGIAVQELFDYYGLHCDHIAIRTSSYYGIDQTDKTVRVHGLDYIIKNVNSEDGLLIVDDVFDSGRSIMAIIETLERKARKNTPADIRVATAYYKPDRNSSPREPDYYVHETADWLVFPHEMSGLTRAEVRSCRPWIADILAPVDAHLRGRGEAVPE
- a CDS encoding site-2 protease family protein, encoding MLANALEVAAWVLPVVFAITVHEAAHAFAAWRFGDTTARDLGRLTLNPLPHVSMVGTVLVPALAVFLSGMAFGWAKPVPVNLARVRSPRTAMVWVALAGPLSNLIMLVAWSVLLVSLPEPGDDPSWMGALAIASNLGVLANLILMVFNLLPVPPLDGGRVVMALLPTAVLRRVGAWHHWVGLLVVVALVLSGIANRVMVSAIEQWIAVLNLWVGG
- a CDS encoding tetratricopeptide repeat protein, translating into MFEALWLLLPVAAASGWISARRSGSRFDIEPPSEYYQGINYLLNRQEDKAIDVFLRQAEVDDDAAETHLALGSLFRQRGDVERAIRMHKDLIGRPGLRKRTRDESRLELARDYFASGLLDWAEEALQELINDGVLVEAAYEQLIGIYEREKEWQQALAAAETCQRQTDLDLAARAVHFHCELHEQALRSGDTDRAADHLDRAEALGPTVARVWCLRAEAARRAGDMRGAVQHYEMVVSLDEGMVPEVAEHLLSALTATGDERQIRAYLNKLRHQPNTYTMVSTAAGLIAKFENTRSARQFFKDQLLQRPSLPGLTHWARAEMESGSSETRAQVGVIVEMLERLMAKRPTHACRVCSYRGHQLYWLCPGCHSWDSIRPIMGDDGE